GGAAGAGGATCGTCGTGCCGAGCGCGATCCCGACCGAGGTCGGCGCGCCGCCCCGCTTGTTGCTGTGCGCAAGCGGCATCCCGAACACGGCGATCACGAGACAGGCGAACGGAAAGGCGATGCGCTGCGCGCGAGAAGTTCTCAGCCCGTTCGTCGTGCCCCCGGACCGTTCGACGGATTCGATGAGGCGCCCCAGTTCCTGAAAGCGCATCTCGTCCGGCTCCTTGGGTCTGGCCTGAAGCTCCTCGGGCGTCTCATCCAGCTGCCGCACGTACAACTCGCCGAACTCGTAGGCGGTTTCCTCTTCCGGGCCGCGGAACTCCCGCATCCACCCCTGCAGGAGCACCCAGCGCGAGGACACCGAGTCGTACTGCGCCGTGTTGGCCGTGATGTGTATGGTGGGGAAGTCGGGTTCCGATCCCCTCCGCTCGATCTGCACGTTGTCCATCCGGCCCTCGCGCGTGTCGAGCAGCCGGGCCTTGTACACGAGGCCGTCGTCTCCCCGGTAGACGAAAGAGTTCCGGATCGTCTGGCTGCGGGCCTCTTCCTGCTCGAGGATTTCGGCCGATTTCCGGGTCGTCACGGCGACGAGCTCCGTGAGACCGAGCGCGACGAAACTGAGCAGCGTGGCGCCGCAGAGAATCGGTAAGACGAGCCGATAGAAGGAAACGCCGCCGGCCTTGGCGGCCGCGACCTCGAAGTTCCGGGACATGGAGGCCACCGCGAACACGGACCCGAGCAGGGCGGCGATCGGAAAGCCGAGCAGCGAATGGTACGGGAACTCGTACACGTAGTGGAGGATGATGTGACCCCAGGTGGACCCCTGGTCGAGAAAGCGGTCGATGTTGTCGGCGACATCGATGACGATGAAAAGGAAGGGCACACCGAGCGCGCAGGCCGCGAAGATCCGCAGGAACTGGGAAAGGACGTACCGGTCGAGCAGTTTCACGGCGTCAGCGCATCACTTTGGTCGAGCGGGCCAGGGCCACGAGCCCGGCGCCGCCGAACAGAACGTTCGGGGCCCACATGGCCCAAAGCGGCGAGATCCAGAGGCGGTCGGCGAGTCGCTCACCCCCGATGAGCGACACGTAGTACGCCCCGAAGATGCCCAGGCTGACGCCGACGACGAGCGCGATGCCCCCGCGTGGGAACCGGACGGCGATCGGGGCCCCGAGGAGGACGAAGACGATGCACGCGGCAGGGATCGTCCCCTTCTTGTGAATCTCGACCCAGTACTGGTTGATCCGGCGAAGGCCCGTGACTTCGCGCTCCGCATAGGACTGGAACTGGGTCGCCGCATCGAATGCGGAGTAAAAGCGGCGGGCTGCGCTCTCGGCGACCTGTGTCGTGGAATCCGGCGCGGCCGCTTCTCCGCTCGGGGGGTACGGGGATTCCTGCGCTTCCGGCTCGATCTCGCCGGGCGCGCGCGTCTCCCGTGTCCGGGGAAGGCCGTCTCGCCGGTCCGCGAGATCGACGTCCCGGCCGCGTTCCGGGTCGGGGATCTCCTCCCTCCAGTCGACGATCTCGCTCTCCGGGGGACGGGTGCGGCCCGCCAGCCGGTCCCCGGTCCCCGACGTCGGCGCGTCCGCGAGAGGCTGCTCGAAGTCCAGCAGCATGCGGGTGATCGCCTGCGCGTACACGAGGCTCTCCGAACGCGCCGCGTCCGCCATCTGCGCACCGAGATCCGCCTCCGCGCGCATGTCCGCGATGTTCATCTCGCGATCGCCGCGTATGGCGGCGGTATCGCGCTCGAGGCCGTTCGCCACATCCGGGATCTTGAGCAGCATCTGCTCGAAGGCGATGCGACGGAAGGCGTGCGGGCGCTCGTTCATGCGCACCTGGACGACGCCGTCCTCGAGGTCGAAGTAGAGGTCTTCCCCCTCCTCGGAGAAGCCCATCCTCCCGCGGGTCGCGTAGATGGAGCGGCTCTCCTGGCCGTTCCGCTCATCATAGATCGCGACATCGTGGACGACGCTCTCTTCCCGGTCGATCATGCCCGGGTGTACGTAGACATAGGACGGGAGCACTTCGTTGATCGTATGTTCCCGAAGGTTGAAAGTCGGCGTCTTGCGGCCGATCCCGCGGAGCAGCACCTGCAGGTGATGATTCGACTGCGGCAGGATCGTGTTGTTGAACCAGGTCATCCCGCCGGCCAGAATGACGGCACAGACGAGGAGCGGGGCCATCACACGCGACAGGGGGATGCCGCTCGCCTTGATGGCGGTGATCTCGAAGTCGCCCTCCATCCGGCTGAAGACGTACAGGACCGCGATGAGCACGGCCATCGGGAGCGTCTGGGCAAGGATGAAGGGGATCGAGTAGATGAAAACCTCGGCGATCACGGTCCAATCGAGGTCCTTGCCGATGAGCCGCTCGAAGCGCTTGCTCACCTGATCGAGGAGGAGCAGCACCGTGGTGCCGATGACGGCGAAGATGAACGGCCCGGCGTGACGGCGCAGGATGTAGCGGGTGAGAGTTCGCATCGCCCCGAGATTACTGTGTTTTCGGGCCGTTGTCAGCCCGGGTGGGTCTTTCCGGGGCCGCTTCCGCCCCGCGGTTTCGTCACGTTCCGCCAACTTCTGTACCAGGATGCGCGCCGATAGATCCCCCCGCGGGGCGGACGCTCCGCCGCGCCGGGTCGCCATCGTGCTCATGAGCGCGGTGGGAAGCACCGTCCAGGGGATGCCCATCGTCGCGTCCCTCCGGCGGGCCTGGCCCGGCGCCCAACTCACGTGGGTGCTGCAGCCTGGCCCGGCGACGCTGATGGCCGGCCGGCCGGACGTCGACCGGACCCTTCTCTTCCACCGACGGTTCGGGGCCCGCGCCTATTCCCGCTTTCGGCGCGAGGTGGCGGGGGAGGTGTTCGATCTCGTCATCTGCCTGCAGCCGAACTTCAAGGGAGGGATGGTCACGCGTCTCCTGCGCGCTCCGGAGCGCCTCGGCCACGATCGGGCACGCGCCCGCGACCTCAGCTGGCTGGCCACGAACCGCCGCATCCCTCGGGCTCCCGTGGCCCACATTCAGGACGAACTGTTCGAGTTCCTCGATCATCTCGGCGTTCCGCGCCGCCTGGAGTGGTGTTTTCATTTCACGGAGGAGGAACGGCGGATGTCGGCGCGGTGGAGAGAGGAGTTCTCGCGCACGGTGCTGGCGATCGTGCCGCGGAGTTCCAACGCCCGGCGAAACTGGACCCTCGAGGGGACGGCGCGGGTAATCGACGTGGCGGCCGGCGATCTGGGCCTTCAGCCCGTCCTCCTGGGAGGAGACTCCGAGGAGGAACTGCGGGATGCCCGCCGCCTCGAGGAGCTGTGCGGGGTTCCGCCGCGCGTCGCGCTGGGAGGGACGCTGCGGGAGTTGGCGGGCCGGCTCTCCGCGAGCGACCTCGTGCTGGCGCCGGACACGGGCCCTCTGCACATGGCGGTGGCGCTGGGGACGCCGACCATCGGACTGTACGGGTACACGGATCCCGCGCGCAGCGGTCCCTACGGCCGGTTCACGGATCTCACGGTGGACCGGTTTCGCGGCTCCGCCTGCTCCGATGGTGGGCGAGCGCCGTCCCGGGCCACTCGGCCGGGGCGCATGTCGAGAATCCGCGCCGAGGACGTCGTGCTGAAGCTGGAGCGGGCCATCCGCTCATATCTGAAAAGCTGAAAGGCCGCATATGACCGAAGGGACGAAGACCGTGGCGGGCCGGAT
This genomic interval from Candidatus Palauibacter polyketidifaciens contains the following:
- a CDS encoding LptF/LptG family permease codes for the protein MKLLDRYVLSQFLRIFAACALGVPFLFIVIDVADNIDRFLDQGSTWGHIILHYVYEFPYHSLLGFPIAALLGSVFAVASMSRNFEVAAAKAGGVSFYRLVLPILCGATLLSFVALGLTELVAVTTRKSAEILEQEEARSQTIRNSFVYRGDDGLVYKARLLDTREGRMDNVQIERRGSEPDFPTIHITANTAQYDSVSSRWVLLQGWMREFRGPEEETAYEFGELYVRQLDETPEELQARPKEPDEMRFQELGRLIESVERSGGTTNGLRTSRAQRIAFPFACLVIAVFGMPLAHSNKRGGAPTSVGIALGTTILFLTLIRIAEAMGAGGALSPTAAAWLPNIIFLGAGLLLFAKLRT
- a CDS encoding glycosyltransferase family 9 protein, which translates into the protein MRADRSPRGADAPPRRVAIVLMSAVGSTVQGMPIVASLRRAWPGAQLTWVLQPGPATLMAGRPDVDRTLLFHRRFGARAYSRFRREVAGEVFDLVICLQPNFKGGMVTRLLRAPERLGHDRARARDLSWLATNRRIPRAPVAHIQDELFEFLDHLGVPRRLEWCFHFTEEERRMSARWREEFSRTVLAIVPRSSNARRNWTLEGTARVIDVAAGDLGLQPVLLGGDSEEELRDARRLEELCGVPPRVALGGTLRELAGRLSASDLVLAPDTGPLHMAVALGTPTIGLYGYTDPARSGPYGRFTDLTVDRFRGSACSDGGRAPSRATRPGRMSRIRAEDVVLKLERAIRSYLKS
- a CDS encoding LptF/LptG family permease, whose protein sequence is MRTLTRYILRRHAGPFIFAVIGTTVLLLLDQVSKRFERLIGKDLDWTVIAEVFIYSIPFILAQTLPMAVLIAVLYVFSRMEGDFEITAIKASGIPLSRVMAPLLVCAVILAGGMTWFNNTILPQSNHHLQVLLRGIGRKTPTFNLREHTINEVLPSYVYVHPGMIDREESVVHDVAIYDERNGQESRSIYATRGRMGFSEEGEDLYFDLEDGVVQVRMNERPHAFRRIAFEQMLLKIPDVANGLERDTAAIRGDREMNIADMRAEADLGAQMADAARSESLVYAQAITRMLLDFEQPLADAPTSGTGDRLAGRTRPPESEIVDWREEIPDPERGRDVDLADRRDGLPRTRETRAPGEIEPEAQESPYPPSGEAAAPDSTTQVAESAARRFYSAFDAATQFQSYAEREVTGLRRINQYWVEIHKKGTIPAACIVFVLLGAPIAVRFPRGGIALVVGVSLGIFGAYYVSLIGGERLADRLWISPLWAMWAPNVLFGGAGLVALARSTKVMR